The Pseudomonas sp. KU26590 genomic sequence CAGCTGCACAAAGCCTCGAAGGTCCTCAGCCTGAAATACGGGCCGGATGAGGAATACCGTCTGCCGGCGGAATTTTTGCGCGTGCATTCGCCTTCGGCGGAGGTGCAGGGCCATGGCAATCCGATTCTGCAATTCGGCAAGCTGGGGGTCGGGCTTACCAAAGTAGAGCCCGCCGGCCAGTACGCGCTGAAGTTGACCTTCGACGACGGTCATGACAGCGGTTTGTTTACCTGGGAATACCTGGAGCAACTGGCGCAACGCCAGGCGCAACTGTGGGATGAGTATCTGGCCGAGCTCAAGGCCGCCGGGAAATCACGCGACCCTGCCGAGCAAGTCATCAAG encodes the following:
- a CDS encoding DUF971 domain-containing protein, translating into MSRIPTAIQLHKASKVLSLKYGPDEEYRLPAEFLRVHSPSAEVQGHGNPILQFGKLGVGLTKVEPAGQYALKLTFDDGHDSGLFTWEYLEQLAQRQAQLWDEYLAELKAAGKSRDPAEQVIKLML